The nucleotide window GTCCAGTCTGTCTTGTGTCCaacgtttgatgaaaaaatcaccAAAACAGGACACGTCTGTCCTGTTTTGCATGTCCTGttgccatcaaacgacctcttgtTACTATTATAGGCTTTGTTTGGTAGTGTATGCAAATGCAGTCACTTTTATCTGCCgctatatatacatacatatgaagagacagagagagatgaagaCGAATTCATTTCAATGAAACACATCCAAGAGCAATGGATGTAAAACATACATGTGAAAATGATGAGTAAAGTTAGAGGTAGGATCAGGGCACCAAAAAGCTGTCTGATATGACACGAtagatggttaaaagaaaaataaaagaaaaaatgatggatattttttcacttaatattagtttacatttttttaaccatcaattttcttcatatgaataatgtttatatatatatatatatatatatatatatatatatataattagcaGATTTATAATGCGTATAATTAAACAACTGATAATGATTGTTCTGATTTCTCATATGGAAATGTCAACCGACAGGATTGGGAATGCTTTATCAGTTGTTTAATTAGTAACTAATTAGTCACCCGACCCGACTCACCCAACTCTTTATCATGTCAGACTTGGCCAACGGACAGCAAGGAATGTCAACCGACAGGATTGAAAACATCCACTTTTtctggatattcacatatttggagtcaaatatgaaccaaaaaaatcatatttgaatccaatactgatttcacaatctggATCTTATCAGAATCCGATGtttaaattcatatataaatccaaatctgaattttaaaccgAATCCAATGGGCTTTCAAAATGCAGAGGTTTGAATAcagaatatttatttgaaactaaatttgatctgatttttcaatcatatttttttttttcatatttgatcaatatggaATCGGATTgtaattggtttgaatcaaaattGAGATCCACATAATACGACCAAATGCAGATCCGTTTCTAAATAAAAAGGGATAGGTGCATCACCACGGTTGGATTGGAAAGGcgtaaaaacaaattatttttcttaggggccgtttgatagcctggaaatgtggaattgaaaatatatttctgaaaatatatttcttgaaaaaaatgaatgaaaaaaatctttccgattccaattttgatgtgtgtgatgACAGAGAAATATATTCTTAATATATTTCTGGGTTTGAtggtacagaaatatatttctagatttccagaaaattaattcttagtttgataataaggaaacatttttccaggTTTacagaaattaaataaataaccaCACCAAATAGATAAAAAACCCTCAATGTCGAGTCTTTTTCgtacaagaacaaaaataactgcaGTAAAGTTCGAAGAACATATCAACGCACCAAGATACTATAAAGACAAACAATATCAAATGTTTTAATCAATATCTACGCAGATTTCATAATTACAGGAACCATATTCATTggatatatatcaaaattttactatAAGGTCTACAACACTAGACAAACCACATACATATTCCGATCAGTGAtataatatttacatattctCATCAGTGTTTAGTGTTCAGAAGAACTTCAACAACGTTCCATAACAAAAAAAGCCAAGTGCGTGTGTAGAGTATCCATAGAAGCAAGTACATATGTAGTGTCTTGTATGCATCtaccataacaaaaaaaagtaaacaaaatcaaatttgcCCCTTGCGCGACCTTCGAACATACGTCATACTTATGTCAGTGCTTCATCTTTGATTACCTGTGAACGTAAACATAAACATCACATTTTGACACAGATTAAAGCGTAATGAGCGTATATTCTCAGTACAATAACTAACAACAATAgaacataaacaaaacaaacatttgCCTAACTAAAACCAGCAGCACAATAGTTTATGTGTGTGATAAGTTAATCCGCACCTacgattttgaaaattcataaacAGTTGAGATGTTATCGAACTGCGCAAACcccaaaataggaaaaaaaaatatagcatATATATCCAAACAAGAATCACAAACCATACCAAACCAAATACCATGGAAGCGGCAATTTAAAAACttatgaaggaaaaggaaaactacTATGAGCACTAACAAACAAACATGTTAGGCAAGAGGAAAACAATAAAGATTCCAGAGAAGTGTAAGCTTCCCAAAGCAGAAATGAACATGCAGGATCTAATGTTTGAAGATGAAATTAGCTTAtataaaagttatttttgttgCAGAGGGCTTCAGCAGAGAAAAACCAAGCTCAAGCTTGGATAAACAAGCTTATCCCGAGCTCAGTGGATTTGATCTGAACCAAGTTCAAGGCTACCTCAATTTTCAACTCAGCTCATGTATGCCTCTACTTAGATGGGCAGATTTGTCGAAGATGCATAGGCTGTTGTTGGTGACAGTCTTGCTGCCCAATCGAGGAGCATATCACTAAGTACAACCGAGCCAAGGTGTAACTTCACAAGTTCCCCAGGATCCCTACATGTGaaaccattatatatatatatatatatatatatatatatatatatattgttaaagACATCCATAAGGCCTATAGCTCACAGATTGTAGTGCATATTCTTAATGCATATGCTAATTCTGGTTGATACTGCAATAAAAAAAGAGTTTCCACAAAGACCATAAGATGGAgaacaatatatatgtatattacataaaagGTTTAGACTTCATGCTCAAAGATACTTGTGAAAGCACATCTGATGCCGACAGCTAGCTCAGAAACACTAATGAAAACAATTACTAGTGTTACATCACCCCAAAATTCACTCACACCTCTTGAGAAGGGATTAAAGATCTGGAATTTGGAGTTTCAGCAAACAGAAAAGAATAGCATCTTCTTCCACAAACAAACAGAGGCCGGACGCAGGCAACAGCATATTGAACTCATCCGCCTGGGTACCAACAATCACATAACCGACCAGGTCATGAACTTGGAAAATGGCATGAGACAGGTCATGACCAACCAAATAAACTTGGAAAATAGCAAACTCATGAACATAGATGAAAAGGATGAAATCCAGCTTCAGAGTAACTTCTGTCTGCACTTCCAGAAACAATCTATCAACGAAGGATTCAAAAGCACTAGGTAGTACCGACACAGAGCATTCATTATTACCGCATCGAAGTAACAATTTTGGCACCATATTTCACTGTAGACTTCGAAAATAAAgctcaaaatcaaaagaagaatacATAAAAAAGAGGGAAATGCAGGAATCGACAAACgggaaagggaaaggagctGATTCCAGAGCACAAgcggaaaaggaagaaattggGATTTACCTGATAGCAGAAACTGACGATGAAGCAGTACTTGAACGGACGGACCTGCAATGACAGATACATACATCAGAAAACAATCCAACGAATAGATCCATAGAACGAAGGCGAGAAAGATATGTTGGTCATATTCAGATTCGCAGTCAGAAACTAAAAATCAGCAAAGATAAGAGCAATTTAGGCTGGTTAACTAGGGAAGGCGAGACGTGTCTACCTCGGAGAGTGACAAGGTGAGTGGCTGGAGCAGGAGGGTGAGAAGGGAAGAGAGACGGCAGCGGCTGCGTGAGGACCTCGCGGCAACACGAAGCAAGACGCAactgagaaaaggaaagaggaaagagaagagcAAGGGATTCAGGTGGGAAGGCGAGTGGTGCATACCTCTGAGAATGAAAGGGTGAGTGGTCGGAGCAGGAGATGAGAGTGCGAGGGAGACGACGAGAAAGAAGAGGCAGGGGCTGCGGCTCAGTCGcggaaattttgaattttttttctgggTGGATAGTATTTTTCCGGCGTAATAAACAGCCCCTTATATGAAATTTATTAGGCTGCATAACAACTGGGCATTTGGTCTAGTGGTATGATTCTCGCTTTGGGTGCGAGAGGTCCCGAGTTCGATTCTCGGAATGccccttttatttttctttcattttatatgggGTTTGCTACGCTGGTCTCTGAGAAAGTGTCACTCAATTGGTTGCCTCTTTTTTGGTCaagaaattgatgaaaatttCCAAAGTTACGTCCACTGGGTCTTTGACGATCGTATATTAGAAATTTACCacaaaattaaaacatttttttcaaccaCACACATAAAGATTTATAAATTGCAAAAAGACGCTTTAAGGGTCCATTTGGATGCCGTCCATGAAAACGTGGTTGAGTTGTTTTGTAAAATTGGGTCTTTGGTCTAGCTATGGTGCACGCGCAAAACCTGGTTATACGTACATGATGAAAACCCGATCTTGCAATTTGAAGCCACATCATCATCTTGGATGAAATGCTAACTTGGCTTTTCCGCTTTTTTAAAACGCGGTAATTTATTTAACAAAATGGTAAGGCTTTTCATAATCAGATTTTGCCGCCAGCCCAAGTTATTTTGGGGcaagatgtcaatggatcagaatCAAGTGCGACATCCAACCAAGCTGCCTCAAAAAAATGGGATAAAAAAATCTAACATCCAATAAGGAAATCAAATTGCATTcagatttataaaatttctcatcaAATCTGAGTccagtttcaaataaatatccatTTCAGTTTGGATTTAGGTTCGtattcagtttcaaataaatatcttacaTCTAATATTTATATATCTAGAAGGTCCGTTCCtaacatatcataatgcagTGCAGATTTGGTTGTGTATAAGTCCTGAGAGTTTGAAAGCAaacataaaagttggatttagattggatttaatttgtgaattttaaatttagatttGTATATGGTATAAGACATTTTCTCATTCATATTCTAAATGAACATCTGATAAGTCGGATATAGTTGATATCCCTAACATTACGtcataaaaaatcagtttaTCTTGTTCATCTCAGACAGCCAAACCGGCTGATTGGCAATTGATTGAACTTACGGTACTtgtagattttgaacttgtAATGCTTTAACCTGATAAATTTCAGGTCgcacttgaagaagaagagagggaaaaaaaaagaaaaaaaaaccctaaagcTAGTGCCCATGTATGTTACTCCTAATTAACTGCTGGTGTCTGAATCCCATTTTAACCTACCAGGCAAAATGACAAATATACCACTACAAGAACATGAGGTTTACCGACGGTATGAAAATGACCCgtcaataaaaagaaagtttcaCCAACGACGTTCAAGAGCTGCCAGTGAATGACATTTTTAGCGATGGTGCTGGCATGTcattagaataaaaaaattaaacatttcattCAATGGAAAGGCTTGATTGTTACTTGTAACTGCCAACAGAGCCTCCTTTTATCTTGAAGCGTTTGATACACGCAAAAAGTTTCAGAGAACGCAGCCAGAACATTCTGAATATAGAATTTTCAACGTTTTAAAATGATGATATACCCTGTCCCTCAATCCCTTCCTttttaccaaaattttttaCCATACGCTTAAAATAATATAGTTGTGCAGGTTTCAGTTTgataaaaataagtattttgtTTCCAGCGGTCCATTGGAGATCCCCCTGAATGTGGGTTTTATAACATCAAGTACTTTTATAACACCAAAATTTTACTAGTAGaaaaactaatatttttttgaaaaacaacttATATTATGACTTCGTTTATGACTAATTAGTATTTACAAAAATGTTAGGATgtccatattttgtttaaatacattttaataaaaaaattagtcgtcatatatatatatatagaaagaaagagagagagagggagagattagCAGACGCTTAGGTTAGGGATAACCagaccttttatttttttgctaaaaatgattACCTGCATCATGATAAGATGGCTAATATGTTATGCTGCTACATTTAACATAGGCTCTTATTTTAACCTTTAGATAAAAAGTGGCAATAGAAAGCTGTGTAAATTCAACGCCGCTAATTTTTCAGCTTGAGTTTTTTAGTGGTTTTGTTTTTTACCAAGTACTCAAGTTGAAGATAGACATTTGTCCGTTATCTTCTTATTGTTTTCGCACACTTCGACGGCTATTCACATTGATGAATTAAGCGCGGGCAATTTCACGTAAACCAGTTTTTAATTGACCGTTATTTTAAAAGGGggctcatttttctttatgataTTTTACACATACCCACCACCTCAtgatttaaaaatgataaataacCATTCCATATTATAAAATAGTTCACGCACACACATTTCACATAGAAATTTCCATATCTTCTGGCATAACAACCGGTAAGTGAAATCAGTCCATGCAAGTGTTAAAGGATTCCATTTCCACCCCCTCCTCAGCTCTTATGTCAGAAGACATAACCAATCCCCATGttccattttaaaatataaaaaaaagatgaatttactcttaaaatattttttcctaaaacaacttaaatcaaagcatgtttttataaatatattaatatgtttatattttatttaaaactcatttttagcaaaaaaaaaaaaaggtctggTTATCCCTGACCTAAGCGTCTAGTTTctgctagtctctctctctctctcttaatatgtctatatatatatatatatatatgtatatatatatatatatacatattaagagagagagagagagagatatgacgACTAAACTTTTtattaaaatgtatttaaacaaaatatggacATCCTAACATTTTTGTAAATACTAATTAGTCATAAAAGAAGTCTTAAGATAAGttgtttttcaaaacaatattAGTTTTTCTACTAGTAAAATTTTGGTGttataaaagaaattgatgTTATAAAACCCACATTCaggaagaaaccaaaaaaccgaagaagaatgagaagaagaactATGGCAACACAGAAAtgaagcttatatatatatatatatgaaccaGAATGCTGGGTCAGGGATAAAAGTTAGGCGTTTAGTTTctactaatctctctctcccaattATCTTCAACAGGGATGTTCTCATGCTAAGCAAAAAGGCTGTTAAAACCAATTTTTGGCGATGgtgttttccccctttttttgcCCAAGTGCTCTCGAGCCCCATACCTCGATTTGTCATTATCACTGttacttttttgttcttataagAGAGattccattttttcttgttcaggGGTATTTTGAGGGTTTAGGTCACCAGCAATAAGTATACGTATGAATTAACCCCATCACCATTAAAACGCTtactttaatatatttttttttttactagctTATAGATATGTGGaaacaggatatatatatatatatatatatatagaatgctgggtcagggataaaaactaTCCCGTTTTGCTGATGAGGTCTTtactcatgaaaatttttcgGAAAGACAATGACATAAA belongs to Nymphaea colorata isolate Beijing-Zhang1983 chromosome 13, ASM883128v2, whole genome shotgun sequence and includes:
- the LOC126410690 gene encoding uncharacterized protein LOC126410690 isoform X2, with the protein product MHHSPSHLNPLLFSFLFPFLSCVLLRVAARSSRSRCRLSSLLTLLLQPLTLSLSEVRPFKYCFIVSFCYQVIKDEALT
- the LOC126410690 gene encoding uncharacterized protein LOC126410690 isoform X1, with the translated sequence MHHSPSHLNPLLFSFLFPFLSCVLLRVAARSSRSRCRLSSLLTLLLQPLTLSLSEVRPFKYCFIVSFCYQADEFNMLLPASGLCLFVEEDAILFCLLKLQIPDL